A region of Thiofilum sp. DNA encodes the following proteins:
- a CDS encoding N-acetylmuramic acid 6-phosphate etherase translates to MRLSTQTTETAHPKGQGMDQWSIPQLAHYLCQAQLDSLAQLDTLPSAIARAGEAIVRRLTQAPHSRIIYVGAGSSGAIACLDGMELFGTFGWPRERLGLLLAGGLQSFFDASTSHEDDTLQALKDLTQLNPSAQDVIIAVAASGSTPYTLAVVQRAQSLGCLIIGIANTAACTLLNLADHAILLNTGAEALAGSTRLAAGTAQKLTLNTLSTLVMTQLGYVYDHYMVNLHISNHKLYERALQIIMQITHASRAEAVNALQQAHNQVPQAILILQGLSAEQAHNLLIKHEFRLRSALNAIGASPNR, encoded by the coding sequence ATGCGACTCAGTACACAGACCACCGAAACTGCTCATCCTAAGGGGCAAGGCATGGATCAATGGTCGATACCACAACTCGCACATTATTTGTGTCAGGCGCAATTAGATAGCCTCGCTCAATTAGATACCTTACCTAGTGCTATAGCACGGGCGGGTGAAGCCATAGTACGTCGCCTCACCCAAGCCCCGCATAGTCGAATTATTTATGTAGGAGCCGGCTCCTCTGGTGCGATTGCGTGCTTAGATGGAATGGAGTTATTTGGTACTTTCGGCTGGCCACGTGAACGCCTTGGTTTGCTGCTAGCCGGAGGGCTACAAAGCTTTTTCGATGCCAGTACCAGTCATGAGGATGACACCCTACAGGCGCTCAAAGACCTGACCCAACTCAATCCTAGCGCCCAAGATGTGATTATTGCGGTAGCTGCCAGTGGCTCAACGCCTTATACCCTCGCGGTGGTACAACGTGCTCAAAGTTTAGGTTGCCTCATTATTGGGATTGCCAATACAGCCGCCTGTACTCTGCTGAATTTGGCGGATCACGCGATTTTACTCAATACCGGCGCCGAAGCACTGGCAGGCTCCACGCGTTTGGCGGCAGGAACCGCGCAAAAACTCACTCTCAATACCTTATCCACGCTCGTGATGACTCAGCTAGGCTATGTCTATGATCACTACATGGTCAATCTGCATATTAGCAATCACAAACTCTATGAACGCGCCCTTCAGATCATTATGCAGATCACTCACGCTAGCCGTGCAGAAGCGGTCAATGCGTTACAACAAGCTCACAATCAAGTACCTCAAGCCATTTTAATTTTACAAGGACTTAGTGCCGAGCAGGCACACAACCTACTGATTAAGCATGAATTTCGTTTACGCTCAGCCTTAAACGCAATCGGTGCTTCCCCTAATCGTTAA
- a CDS encoding ABC transporter substrate-binding protein has product MTFKTQLASAIMLGLMGLSAQAGELTIESWRVDDKALWEEHIIPTFNKTHPDIKIKFAPTAPTEYNASLNTRLSGGTAGDLITCRPFDISLELFTKGQLTDLSQLEGIKNFSDVAKSAWQTDDGKATFCMPMASVIHGFFYNQDIFKELELAVPNTEEEFFAVLEKLKGSKYTPIALGTNDGWETHQTVYTNIGPNYWKGEEGRKQLVEKKAKLTDPQFVAPYTQMAKWSAYMGNGYQSQTYGDSQNLFALGRAAIYPGGSWDIAYFNTNAEGMKYGAFKPPVAKAGDKCYISDHTDIGMGINPASKNVKEAEAFLNWLASAEFAELYTNKVSGFFSLSNHSINVTDPVAAEMVSWRKQCDSTIRLNAQVLNRGKDDLETAFWNAGQAVVNVTAKPEEAAAKVQAILDK; this is encoded by the coding sequence ATGACATTCAAAACTCAATTAGCTAGCGCTATTATGCTCGGTTTAATGGGTTTATCGGCTCAAGCAGGTGAATTAACCATTGAAAGCTGGCGGGTCGATGATAAAGCACTATGGGAAGAACATATTATCCCTACTTTTAATAAAACTCACCCTGATATTAAAATCAAATTTGCACCCACAGCACCCACTGAATATAACGCGAGTTTAAATACCCGTTTAAGTGGTGGTACTGCGGGTGATTTGATTACTTGTCGTCCTTTTGATATTTCACTTGAACTTTTTACTAAAGGTCAACTGACTGATCTGTCGCAACTAGAAGGCATTAAAAACTTCTCGGATGTGGCTAAAAGTGCATGGCAAACCGATGATGGTAAAGCCACTTTCTGTATGCCAATGGCATCCGTCATTCATGGCTTTTTTTATAACCAAGATATTTTCAAGGAATTAGAATTAGCCGTTCCCAATACGGAAGAAGAGTTTTTTGCCGTTTTGGAAAAACTTAAGGGCAGCAAATATACCCCTATCGCTTTAGGCACTAATGATGGCTGGGAAACTCATCAAACGGTTTATACCAATATTGGTCCTAACTATTGGAAAGGCGAAGAAGGTCGCAAACAGCTCGTTGAGAAAAAAGCTAAACTGACTGATCCACAATTTGTTGCCCCTTATACCCAAATGGCTAAATGGTCAGCCTATATGGGTAATGGCTACCAATCACAAACTTATGGTGACTCACAAAACCTATTTGCTCTAGGGCGTGCCGCGATTTATCCCGGTGGTAGTTGGGATATTGCCTACTTTAATACTAATGCTGAAGGTATGAAATATGGCGCATTTAAACCACCCGTGGCTAAGGCTGGAGATAAATGCTATATCAGCGATCATACTGATATTGGAATGGGTATTAATCCGGCTTCCAAAAATGTTAAAGAAGCTGAAGCCTTTTTAAACTGGTTAGCTTCGGCAGAATTTGCTGAGCTTTATACGAATAAAGTGAGTGGCTTTTTCTCACTGTCTAATCACAGTATCAATGTCACTGATCCCGTCGCGGCTGAAATGGTCAGTTGGCGCAAACAATGCGACTCTACTATTCGCTTAAATGCTCAAGTTCTTAATCGTGGTAAAGATGATTTAGAGACCGCTTTCTGGAATGCAGGTCAGGCAGTCGTCAATGTTACTGCTAAGCCTGAGGAAGCAGCCGCGAAAGTGCAAGCTATTTTAGATAAATAA
- a CDS encoding carbohydrate ABC transporter permease, translated as MTYSLKNVPWHILVFLLPGFVIYTLFSALPLLDTMILSFFRDSSLGREFIGLANYQHVLTDPNMSAEFWNALWNNVKFFLIHVFVQNPIGLLLAALLSLKDLRGARTYRTLIFMPTLLSVVIIGFIWQLILSPLWGVSTTIMGAVGLEGWFQPWLGKESSALITLALISVWQFVGIPMMLIYASLLAIPDELLDAAYVDGASPMRIFWQIKLPLILPTLGLVTILTFIGNFNAFDLIYAVKGALAGPNFSTDILGTYFYRTFFGFQSNLGSPTLGATVATLMFLIILAGVMVYFYIVQRRLHRYPM; from the coding sequence ATGACCTACTCCTTAAAAAATGTTCCTTGGCATATTTTGGTATTTCTGTTACCCGGATTTGTCATTTACACCTTATTTAGTGCTTTACCTCTATTAGATACTATGATTTTGAGTTTTTTTAGAGACTCATCACTGGGTAGAGAATTTATTGGTTTAGCTAATTATCAGCATGTATTGACTGATCCTAATATGTCAGCGGAGTTTTGGAATGCGTTATGGAATAATGTTAAGTTCTTCCTGATCCATGTATTCGTACAAAACCCTATTGGTTTATTACTCGCTGCTTTATTAAGCCTAAAAGATTTACGGGGGGCGCGTACTTATCGCACCCTTATTTTTATGCCCACTTTACTTTCTGTAGTGATTATTGGGTTTATTTGGCAACTTATTCTCAGTCCTTTATGGGGAGTCAGCACTACTATCATGGGTGCAGTAGGCTTGGAGGGTTGGTTTCAACCTTGGCTAGGTAAAGAGTCTAGTGCCTTAATTACTTTAGCTCTTATTTCAGTATGGCAATTCGTGGGTATTCCTATGATGTTAATTTATGCCTCCCTCTTAGCCATACCGGATGAGCTATTAGATGCCGCTTATGTAGATGGTGCTTCACCTATGCGTATCTTTTGGCAAATTAAATTACCTTTGATTTTACCCACGCTAGGCTTAGTTACTATTCTCACTTTTATCGGTAATTTTAATGCTTTCGATTTAATTTATGCGGTCAAAGGTGCTCTTGCAGGACCTAATTTTTCTACTGATATTTTAGGTACTTATTTTTATCGCACCTTTTTCGGTTTTCAATCTAATTTAGGTAGCCCTACTTTAGGCGCTACGGTAGCGACTTTAATGTTCTTAATAATTTTAGCTGGCGTTATGGTGTACTTCTACATTGTGCAACGCCGTTTACATCGTTACCCTATGTAG
- a CDS encoding carbohydrate ABC transporter permease yields MSVTTKRTINTGLIHLILGLYTLLALFPILLILINAFKSRQGIFNDPLALPNSTTFSTVGFNKVLDNSDFILYFSNSLIVTLVSLFFILLLGAMVAWALTEYRFMGRRLLMVFMTMGIMVPIRLGTVSILETMVSLNLVNTITALVLVYIAQGLPLAIFILSEYMAQIPKELKEAARCDDVNEYKIFFQIILPLTRPAIATVAVFTMIPIWNDLWFPLILAPGEETRTLTLGVQQFIGQYVTDWNSVLASLTLAVIPVLVLYMFFSRQLIRGLTSGAVK; encoded by the coding sequence ATGTCAGTCACCACTAAGCGTACTATTAACACGGGTCTTATTCATTTAATACTAGGACTCTATACCTTATTAGCTCTATTTCCTATTCTACTGATTTTAATTAATGCATTTAAATCACGCCAAGGTATCTTTAATGATCCTTTAGCCTTACCCAACAGCACTACTTTTAGTACCGTGGGATTTAATAAAGTACTCGATAATTCAGATTTCATCCTCTATTTTAGTAATAGCTTAATTGTCACCTTAGTATCTTTGTTTTTCATTTTATTACTAGGTGCAATGGTTGCTTGGGCACTCACTGAATATCGCTTTATGGGGCGGCGCTTACTGATGGTATTTATGACCATGGGGATTATGGTTCCTATTCGCTTAGGTACAGTGAGTATTTTAGAAACAATGGTTTCTTTAAACTTAGTTAATACCATAACCGCTCTAGTATTAGTCTATATTGCACAAGGATTACCCTTAGCCATTTTTATCTTAAGTGAATATATGGCACAAATTCCCAAAGAATTAAAAGAAGCCGCCCGTTGTGATGATGTCAATGAGTATAAAATATTCTTTCAGATTATTTTACCCCTCACGCGCCCTGCCATTGCCACGGTAGCCGTATTTACCATGATTCCTATTTGGAATGACTTATGGTTCCCACTCATTCTAGCGCCCGGAGAGGAGACTCGTACTTTAACCTTAGGGGTACAACAATTTATTGGGCAATATGTCACAGACTGGAACTCTGTACTAGCATCCTTAACGCTAGCTGTTATTCCTGTATTAGTACTGTATATGTTTTTCTCCCGTCAATTAATCCGTGGTCTAACCTCGGGTGCTGTTAAGTAA
- the ugpC gene encoding sn-glycerol-3-phosphate ABC transporter ATP-binding protein UgpC, with the protein MAALSLQQVVKRFEKLQVLHGINLDIQDGEFVVFVGPSGCGKSTLLRLIAGLESIDEGELYIGGEPVKHLSPRERGIAMVFQSYALYPHMSVYKNMAFGLKTDGQTNEFIDKKIRDAAAKLHLDHLLDRKPGQLSGGQRQRVAIGRAIVRDPRVFLFDEPLSNLDAALRVKMRIEIARLQKMLNTTTIYVTHDQVEAMTLADKIVVLNGGRIEQVGAPMELYHKPANTFVAGFIGSPAMNLIPCQIQTVSDQTVNVAIGKNSYSHLPFKATTTGSATLGIRPEHLSLEPNDLRFDGKVESIERMGDITYLYLSSEGTEFLTVAQQGDWAIPIGDTISVYCHRNQVHLFDHNNQALERLNNKK; encoded by the coding sequence ATGGCCGCTTTAAGTTTACAACAAGTTGTAAAACGCTTTGAAAAATTACAAGTATTACACGGTATTAATCTCGATATTCAAGACGGTGAGTTTGTAGTATTTGTAGGTCCATCAGGTTGTGGTAAATCCACTCTCTTGCGTTTAATTGCCGGATTAGAAAGTATTGATGAGGGTGAGCTATATATTGGTGGTGAACCTGTTAAGCATTTATCCCCACGTGAACGGGGTATTGCTATGGTATTTCAGTCCTATGCTTTATACCCTCATATGTCCGTTTATAAAAATATGGCGTTTGGTTTAAAAACGGATGGTCAAACGAATGAGTTCATTGATAAAAAAATTCGAGATGCGGCAGCTAAACTACACTTAGATCATTTATTAGATCGTAAACCCGGTCAACTCTCTGGTGGACAAAGACAACGGGTAGCGATTGGACGCGCTATTGTACGTGACCCTAGAGTCTTTTTATTTGATGAGCCGCTATCTAATCTAGATGCTGCTCTACGGGTAAAAATGCGTATTGAAATTGCACGCCTGCAAAAAATGTTAAATACCACTACTATTTATGTAACGCACGATCAAGTAGAGGCCATGACTTTAGCCGACAAGATCGTAGTATTAAATGGTGGACGTATTGAACAAGTAGGTGCACCAATGGAGCTATATCATAAACCTGCAAATACCTTTGTGGCAGGTTTTATTGGCTCTCCTGCGATGAATTTAATTCCTTGTCAAATTCAGACTGTGAGTGATCAAACCGTTAATGTGGCTATTGGGAAAAATTCATATAGCCATTTACCTTTTAAAGCAACGACTACAGGCTCAGCTACTTTAGGTATTCGACCTGAGCATTTATCACTAGAGCCTAATGATTTACGGTTTGACGGTAAAGTCGAATCGATTGAAAGGATGGGAGATATTACTTATTTGTATTTGTCTAGCGAAGGCACTGAGTTTCTCACCGTGGCACAACAAGGTGATTGGGCTATTCCAATAGGTGATACGATTAGCGTGTATTGTCATCGTAATCAAGTACATTTATTCGATCACAATAATCAAGCCCTTGAGCGTCTTAATAACAAGAAATAG
- a CDS encoding sulfite exporter TauE/SafE family protein, which yields MTWQEIIIYLALGAFVGIVAGLFGVGGGGVMVPSFTSLFALQHFPTEHLVHIALATSMAAIIPTSIASLRAHHAHGAVLWSLVGKITPGILVGTFAATFLASQLEALPLAIFFTLFMAYVSLQMWLNIKPKPSRQLPSMLGTSLVGMGIGAVSALVAIGGGSLSVPFMTYCNVKIQHAIGTSAAIGLPIAISGTLGYLISGWNVQGLPPYTIGYIYLPAVVLVAGVSFFTAPLGAKLAHSLPVATLKRGFAVVMFLLSVKMLYTVISH from the coding sequence ATGACATGGCAAGAAATCATCATTTATCTCGCGCTCGGTGCATTCGTAGGAATAGTGGCGGGCTTATTTGGAGTAGGCGGTGGTGGGGTGATGGTTCCATCCTTTACCTCACTTTTTGCGCTCCAGCATTTTCCAACCGAGCATTTAGTGCATATCGCCTTAGCCACTTCAATGGCAGCGATTATCCCGACCTCAATAGCTAGCCTCAGAGCGCATCATGCTCACGGTGCTGTATTATGGTCGTTAGTGGGTAAAATCACGCCGGGGATTTTGGTCGGCACGTTTGCCGCTACTTTTTTAGCGTCCCAATTAGAAGCCTTACCCTTAGCTATTTTCTTTACCCTCTTTATGGCCTATGTCTCGTTGCAAATGTGGCTCAATATTAAGCCCAAACCCTCACGTCAACTGCCGAGTATGCTGGGCACTTCTTTAGTGGGGATGGGGATAGGTGCTGTATCCGCCTTAGTCGCTATCGGGGGCGGGTCTTTATCCGTACCCTTCATGACTTATTGCAATGTGAAAATTCAACACGCTATTGGTACTTCAGCCGCGATTGGTTTACCGATTGCGATTTCAGGAACCTTAGGATATTTAATTAGTGGTTGGAATGTACAAGGTTTGCCTCCCTATACTATTGGTTATATTTATTTACCCGCCGTGGTATTAGTAGCAGGGGTAAGTTTCTTTACAGCACCCTTAGGAGCCAAATTAGCCCATAGTTTACCCGTAGCAACTTTAAAACGTGGTTTTGCGGTGGTGATGTTTTTATTAAGCGTGAAAATGCTGTATACGGTTATTAGCCATTGA
- the htpG gene encoding molecular chaperone HtpG, with protein sequence MTDTAQKENLQFQTEVNQLLHLMIHSLYSNKEIFLRELVSNAADACDKLRFEAVGNDSLYENDSDLRIEVEFDEEARTVTIRDNGIGMSRDEVVTNIGTIARSGTKEFLQKLTGDQQKDAHLIGQFGVGFYSSFIVADKVTLTTRRAGQPADSATRWESDAQSGYTLEPVSKATRGTEIVLHLKEDEKEFANSWRLRSIITRYSDHIPFPVKMRKTNDEDKATGEWEVINKANALWTRSKNEITETEYQEFYKHISHDWENPLAWTHSRVEGKLEYTSLLYLPAKAPFDLFEQHQKHGIKLYVKRVFIMDDAEHLMPRYLRFVRGVIDSNDLPLNVSREILQSNRIIESMKNGSVKKVLSLLESIAENEPEKYASLWKEFGRVLKEGPSEDYTNREQIAKLLRFASTHDNSAEQKVSLADYIARMKEGQEKIYYITADSHTAAKNSPHLEVFRKKGIEVLLLSDRVDEWLTNGLTEFDGKPLQSVAKGQLDLSKLETEEDKKEQEKVEQEAKNLLEQIKAALGDKVETVSVSHRLTDSPSCIVLNEHDMALYMQHLFKQAGHDVPKTKPNLEVNPNHPLLQRMKAETDDERFAEWSSVLLDQAILAEGGQLEDPAGFVHRLNRLMLVLA encoded by the coding sequence ATGACTGACACAGCGCAAAAAGAAAATTTGCAATTCCAAACGGAAGTGAATCAACTCCTGCATCTGATGATTCACTCGCTGTACTCCAATAAGGAGATTTTCCTACGTGAATTGGTGTCTAATGCCGCCGATGCTTGCGATAAATTACGCTTTGAAGCGGTGGGCAATGACAGCCTATATGAAAACGATAGCGACTTACGCATTGAAGTAGAGTTTGACGAGGAAGCACGGACAGTCACTATTCGTGATAATGGTATTGGTATGAGCCGTGATGAGGTAGTCACCAATATTGGTACGATTGCCCGCTCCGGCACTAAAGAATTCCTACAGAAACTCACCGGTGATCAGCAAAAAGATGCTCACCTGATTGGTCAATTTGGCGTGGGCTTTTATTCCTCTTTCATTGTCGCTGACAAAGTAACTCTGACTACCCGTCGTGCCGGTCAACCTGCGGATAGTGCGACTCGTTGGGAATCCGATGCCCAATCCGGCTATACCCTAGAACCCGTTAGTAAAGCGACTCGTGGCACTGAAATCGTGCTGCACTTAAAAGAAGACGAAAAAGAGTTTGCCAATAGCTGGCGTTTACGTTCGATTATTACGCGCTATTCAGACCATATTCCCTTCCCCGTTAAAATGCGTAAAACCAATGACGAGGACAAGGCTACGGGTGAATGGGAAGTCATTAATAAAGCCAATGCTTTATGGACGCGCAGTAAAAACGAAATTACTGAAACCGAATATCAAGAGTTTTATAAGCATATTAGCCATGATTGGGAAAACCCACTGGCTTGGACGCATAGCCGTGTGGAGGGTAAATTAGAATATACCTCCTTGCTCTATTTACCGGCTAAAGCACCGTTTGATTTATTTGAACAGCACCAAAAACACGGGATTAAGCTGTATGTCAAACGTGTGTTCATTATGGATGATGCTGAACACCTCATGCCGCGCTATTTACGCTTTGTGCGTGGGGTGATTGATTCTAATGATTTACCTTTGAATGTCTCACGCGAGATTTTACAAAGCAATCGTATTATTGAATCCATGAAAAATGGTTCGGTCAAAAAGGTATTGAGCTTATTAGAATCGATTGCTGAAAATGAGCCTGAAAAATATGCCTCGCTCTGGAAAGAATTTGGGCGCGTATTAAAAGAAGGTCCTAGTGAGGATTATACTAACCGTGAGCAAATCGCTAAACTATTACGTTTTGCCTCGACTCACGATAACTCAGCCGAGCAAAAAGTTTCTCTAGCCGATTATATTGCGCGTATGAAAGAAGGTCAGGAGAAGATTTATTATATTACGGCTGATTCTCATACCGCCGCTAAAAACAGTCCGCACCTCGAAGTATTCCGCAAAAAAGGTATTGAGGTATTATTATTATCGGATCGCGTTGATGAGTGGCTCACCAATGGCTTAACTGAGTTTGACGGTAAACCACTGCAATCGGTGGCTAAAGGTCAATTAGACTTAAGCAAACTCGAAACCGAAGAAGATAAAAAAGAGCAGGAAAAAGTCGAGCAAGAAGCTAAAAATCTACTCGAACAAATTAAAGCGGCTCTAGGCGATAAAGTGGAAACCGTGAGTGTTTCGCATCGTCTGACTGATTCACCGTCTTGTATTGTCTTAAATGAGCATGATATGGCGCTTTATATGCAACATTTATTTAAGCAAGCGGGACACGATGTGCCTAAGACTAAACCGAATCTAGAGGTCAATCCTAATCATCCGCTTTTACAGCGCATGAAAGCAGAAACCGATGATGAGCGTTTTGCGGAATGGTCTAGTGTTTTATTAGATCAAGCCATTTTAGCCGAGGGCGGTCAATTAGAAGATCCTGCGGGCTTTGTGCATCGCTTGAATCGCTTAATGTTAGTATTGGCATAA
- a CDS encoding class I SAM-dependent DNA methyltransferase has translation MSTDSNLISKVWNFAHVLRDDGVGYGDYLEQITYLLFLKMADEMTKPPYFKKFTLPSIKLKDDEPAELCNWESLSKKRGADLETFYTQLLRTLGNEKGILGQIFIKSQNKVQDPAKLLKIIDMIGQTQWLMVDTDTKGDIYEGLLERNAQDTKSGAGQYFTPRALIKAMVECIDPKPHKTIHDPACGTGGFFLGAYDYITEHYTLDKEQKTFLKNKTFSGNEIVASTRRLCLMNMFLHNIGEIDGESFISPNDALIADEGIRVDYVLANPPFGKKSSMTITNEEGEQEKQDLSYNRQDFWATTSNKQLNFLQHIRTLLKVNGQAAVVLPDNVLFEGGAGETVRKELLKTTDLHTILRLPTGIFYAHGVKANVLFFENKPAAREAWTKAVWVYDYRTNIHHTLKKNPLRYEDLKPFIDCYHPENRHDRVETWSEETTAFTSPEGRWRRFTYADILARDKTNLDITWLKDKSLADLDSLPEPDELAQEIIENIEAGLESFKTILSVVGE, from the coding sequence ATGAGTACTGACTCTAATCTTATTTCCAAAGTTTGGAATTTTGCCCATGTACTACGCGATGATGGCGTAGGCTATGGCGATTACTTAGAACAAATTACCTACCTGCTATTTTTAAAAATGGCAGACGAAATGACCAAACCGCCTTATTTTAAAAAATTCACCCTACCCAGCATTAAGCTCAAAGACGACGAACCCGCAGAATTATGTAACTGGGAAAGTCTCAGTAAAAAGCGTGGCGCAGATTTAGAAACTTTTTATACCCAATTACTCCGCACCTTAGGTAATGAAAAAGGCATATTAGGGCAAATATTCATAAAATCCCAAAATAAAGTCCAAGATCCTGCCAAGCTGTTAAAAATCATTGATATGATTGGGCAAACCCAATGGCTGATGGTCGACACCGACACCAAAGGCGATATTTACGAAGGTTTATTAGAGCGTAATGCCCAAGATACCAAAAGCGGTGCAGGACAATACTTCACGCCCCGCGCTTTAATTAAGGCAATGGTAGAATGTATTGATCCCAAACCGCATAAAACTATTCACGATCCTGCCTGTGGTACAGGTGGATTTTTCTTAGGCGCTTATGATTATATTACCGAGCACTATACCCTTGATAAAGAGCAAAAAACCTTCCTGAAAAATAAAACTTTCTCTGGTAATGAAATTGTCGCTAGCACACGCCGCTTATGTTTGATGAATATGTTTTTGCATAATATTGGCGAAATTGACGGTGAGAGTTTTATCTCGCCCAATGATGCGCTGATTGCAGATGAAGGCATACGTGTGGATTATGTCTTAGCCAATCCTCCCTTTGGTAAAAAAAGCAGTATGACTATTACCAATGAAGAGGGTGAACAAGAAAAACAAGATTTGAGTTATAATCGTCAAGATTTTTGGGCGACTACTTCTAATAAGCAGCTTAACTTTTTGCAACACATTCGCACTTTATTAAAGGTGAATGGGCAAGCTGCCGTAGTATTACCGGATAATGTTTTATTTGAAGGCGGTGCGGGTGAAACGGTGCGTAAGGAGTTATTAAAGACTACCGATTTGCATACTATCTTACGTTTACCGACAGGCATTTTTTATGCTCACGGGGTGAAAGCCAATGTATTATTTTTTGAAAATAAACCAGCAGCGCGTGAAGCGTGGACAAAGGCTGTGTGGGTCTATGATTACCGGACTAATATCCATCATACCTTAAAGAAAAATCCCTTACGTTATGAAGATTTAAAACCCTTTATAGATTGCTATCACCCTGAAAATCGCCATGATCGAGTGGAAACATGGTCAGAGGAAACCACCGCTTTTACTAGCCCTGAAGGGCGTTGGCGGCGCTTTACGTATGCGGACATTCTCGCCCGTGATAAAACCAATTTGGATATTACGTGGCTCAAGGATAAGAGTTTAGCCGATCTGGATAGTTTGCCTGAACCGGATGAATTAGCGCAGGAAATTATTGAGAATATTGAGGCAGGCTTGGAAAGTTTTAAAACGATTTTGAGTGTGGTAGGCGAGTAA
- a CDS encoding restriction endonuclease subunit S — protein MRADWVEVELGNIAEIISGKNQKDVIDEKGKYPIYGSAGVCGYATDYLCEAGTTIIGRKGTINKPIFTKEKFWNIDTAFGIWTGGEIDKKYLYYFCCGFDFNKLDKSTTIPSLAKRDLLKIQFPVCPLPEQRAIVAKIDELFSELDNGIANLKAAQAKLDIYRQAVLKQAFEGELTREWRERQTDLPSGELLLNEINKLHIILESSKKKIKTKVIGTPKKDDVPHSIPEKWLWCYLGEVTWFINGDRGKNYPNVNEYVSEGIPWINTGHIRPDGGLHERKMHYITQEKFDSLRSGKIQEGDLIYCLRGATFGKTAFVKPFHQGAIASSLMIIRSTEKINKKYLYFYLTSTEGKQQLLRFDNGSAQPNLSAETVRKYVFPLPSLEEQTQIVQEIEARLSVCDKLAETIQTSLQQAEALRQSILKKAFEGRLLTETELQTCKAQADWMPAEQLLAQIKSTKAKG, from the coding sequence ATGCGAGCAGATTGGGTTGAGGTTGAATTAGGGAATATAGCCGAGATTATTAGCGGTAAAAATCAAAAAGATGTTATAGATGAAAAAGGTAAATATCCCATCTATGGTAGTGCTGGAGTTTGTGGCTATGCTACTGATTATTTATGTGAGGCTGGTACAACCATAATAGGTAGAAAAGGTACAATTAATAAGCCAATTTTTACAAAAGAGAAATTTTGGAATATTGATACGGCATTTGGTATTTGGACTGGGGGTGAAATAGATAAAAAGTACCTGTACTATTTTTGCTGTGGATTCGATTTTAATAAGTTAGATAAAAGTACGACAATTCCAAGTTTAGCCAAACGGGATTTATTAAAAATACAATTTCCTGTTTGCCCACTTCCCGAACAACGCGCCATTGTTGCTAAAATCGATGAGCTTTTTAGCGAGCTAGATAATGGCATTGCTAATTTAAAAGCGGCTCAAGCTAAATTGGATATTTATCGTCAAGCGGTGTTGAAGCAGGCGTTTGAAGGGGAATTAACGCGGGAGTGGAGGGAGAGGCAGACGGATTTGCCGAGTGGTGAGCTGCTTCTAAATGAAATAAATAAACTTCACATAATTTTAGAAAGCTCAAAGAAAAAAATTAAAACAAAAGTAATAGGTACACCAAAAAAAGATGATGTCCCTCATTCTATTCCTGAAAAATGGTTATGGTGTTATCTTGGAGAGGTTACTTGGTTCATCAATGGCGATCGAGGAAAAAACTATCCAAATGTAAATGAGTATGTCAGTGAAGGAATTCCTTGGATTAATACAGGGCATATCAGACCGGACGGAGGATTACATGAACGTAAGATGCACTATATCACTCAGGAGAAGTTTGACAGTTTAAGGTCTGGTAAAATACAAGAAGGCGATTTAATTTATTGTTTGCGTGGCGCTACTTTTGGAAAAACGGCTTTTGTAAAACCTTTTCATCAAGGGGCAATTGCTTCATCTTTAATGATTATTCGGTCTACTGAGAAGATTAATAAAAAATATCTCTACTTTTATTTAACAAGTACTGAAGGTAAGCAACAGTTATTACGTTTTGATAATGGTTCAGCTCAGCCTAATTTGTCGGCTGAAACAGTTAGAAAATATGTCTTTCCCTTACCTTCCCTCGAAGAACAAACCCAAATCGTGCAAGAAATCGAAGCACGTTTATCTGTTTGCGACAAACTCGCCGAAACCATCCAAACCAGCCTACAACAAGCCGAAGCCCTACGCCAAAGCATCCTCAAAAAAGCCTTTGAAGGACGCCTACTCACCGAAACCGAACTACAAACCTGCAAAGCCCAAGCCGACTGGATGCCAGCGGAGCAACTCCTAGCTCAAATTAAAAGCACTAAAGCAAAGGGATAA